A single genomic interval of Desulfovibrio sp. TomC harbors:
- a CDS encoding carbonic anhydrase: protein MKDIPRFLAGFKNFQRTYFCDGSTFFTDLKQGQTPKVLVVACSDSRVDPAILTGCEPGDMFVVRNVANLVPPYETSPGNHGVSAAVEYAVKMLAVEHIIVLGHSCCGGIQALMHPQTAELGEFIAPWVSIAEPALREVNAKLVGKNIALRQHACEQAAVLVSLENLLTFPWVFDRVMRGEVHLHGWYFDLQKGELLSYLPETGTFEPLVARCETDDPA, encoded by the coding sequence ATGAAAGATATCCCGCGCTTTCTGGCTGGTTTTAAAAATTTCCAGCGCACCTATTTCTGCGACGGCAGCACCTTTTTTACCGATCTCAAACAAGGGCAGACCCCCAAGGTACTGGTCGTCGCCTGCTCGGATTCCCGGGTGGACCCGGCCATCCTGACCGGCTGCGAACCCGGCGACATGTTCGTGGTGCGCAACGTCGCCAACCTCGTGCCGCCGTATGAAACCTCGCCCGGCAACCACGGCGTCAGCGCCGCCGTGGAATATGCCGTCAAGATGCTGGCCGTGGAGCACATCATCGTCCTTGGCCACTCTTGTTGCGGCGGCATCCAGGCGCTGATGCACCCCCAAACCGCCGAACTTGGCGAATTCATCGCCCCCTGGGTCAGCATTGCCGAGCCGGCCCTGCGCGAGGTCAACGCCAAGCTCGTGGGCAAAAACATCGCCCTGCGCCAGCATGCCTGCGAACAGGCCGCCGTGCTCGTTTCCCTGGAAAACCTGCTGACCTTCCCCTGGGTCTTTGACCGGGTCATGCGCGGCGAGGTCCATCTGCACGGCTGGTACTTCGACCTGCAAAAGGGCGAACTGCTCAGTTATCTGCCCGAAACCGGCACCTTTGAGCCGCTGGTGGCCCGTTGTGAAACCGACGACCCGGCCTGA
- a CDS encoding glycosyltransferase family 39 protein has protein sequence MSLTMPPESNTAISLRTVFQDRLALIFLLLYVCLGLYHLGVPSLWMDEVLVPMTAAHSNEFILNQSKYIEVHPPLFYFITKLALLVGSDDFTVRLFSVLCGLGTCIVGFAACCLVLPRPQARAALLFLIANSQFLFLARTARPYAFMVLLFSLILYLYLQYFESKKPDMVRVALLGGLLGLAFATVYTSIFLIAAVVGSMALVGTQRRKSGNLAAVVLLSLVAGLFLYFFYEAFISKSRVSQAYLDAGMDYATISAIYVNAIFDNIFYFNNLPARIGLGALTAWGLWLLRGNRPFCILTLALLLVPYAQLIVTKSALNFWGRHIAFLMLPMAMAQAAAAARLFGRFGTTAPVLAAATLSLLTLAGYHHKYFAVDSYDVEVIGDNYKSIAAHLAETAVPGEALNYTGEYLEKCTNWYVNRLLPAAARMNNPQADAPVASVIVAKEYLYLGGDKAGFRQRFGPFDTEEQYRSVTIYRRHVAKTGPVAMNGPLFRQDFTFDYTRLYAEAAAVSNVNVAFSARGFAVLPTRPDTPGTCDYVFTNPAGHTHFGVVLDYRSAGWGNVVAVDVRYDDEPFTTVFTTGGMDPRRQAIVPFHRDAPFATMTVRLRLVSHDSLPDTPGSGLRTVTLEGFTVIAADDEASVTRKYGPAAYNTYLLDNYETVRFPATSGIEQELVFDPEVVACRHPDDVEDKRAQVCALIPGQTAGHIDIRYRAPHNDAVFLPRVSGETTSLVAAVLDANGVESGFFTMHGISNTSWSPVAAQFRLPLPALTGAVRVKLQGGAQLWTVDGKALFRNR, from the coding sequence ATGTCCCTGACCATGCCGCCCGAATCCAACACCGCCATCTCCCTGAGGACTGTGTTCCAGGACCGCCTCGCCCTGATTTTCCTGCTCCTCTATGTCTGCCTCGGGCTGTATCATCTCGGCGTGCCCTCGCTGTGGATGGATGAAGTCCTGGTCCCCATGACCGCCGCCCATTCCAATGAATTCATCCTCAATCAGAGCAAATACATCGAGGTCCATCCCCCGCTGTTTTATTTTATCACCAAATTGGCGCTGCTTGTTGGCAGCGACGACTTCACCGTGCGCCTTTTTTCCGTGCTGTGCGGCCTGGGGACCTGCATTGTCGGGTTTGCCGCCTGCTGCCTCGTCCTGCCCCGGCCCCAGGCCAGAGCCGCCCTGCTTTTCCTGATCGCCAACAGCCAGTTTCTGTTTCTGGCCCGAACAGCCCGCCCCTATGCCTTTATGGTCCTGCTTTTTTCCCTGATCCTGTACCTGTATCTTCAATACTTCGAATCCAAGAAACCGGATATGGTCCGCGTGGCCCTGCTTGGCGGCCTGCTTGGACTGGCCTTTGCCACGGTCTACACCTCCATTTTTCTCATTGCCGCCGTCGTCGGGTCCATGGCCCTGGTCGGAACGCAGCGCCGCAAATCCGGCAATCTCGCCGCCGTGGTCCTGCTCAGCCTGGTTGCCGGCCTGTTCCTGTACTTCTTCTATGAGGCCTTCATTTCCAAATCCAGAGTCAGCCAAGCCTATCTCGACGCCGGCATGGACTACGCCACCATTAGCGCCATCTACGTCAACGCGATCTTTGATAATATCTTTTATTTCAACAATCTGCCCGCCAGGATAGGTCTGGGGGCATTGACCGCCTGGGGCCTGTGGCTGCTGCGCGGCAACCGGCCGTTTTGCATCCTCACCCTGGCGTTGCTCCTTGTCCCCTACGCCCAGCTCATCGTCACCAAGAGCGCCCTCAACTTCTGGGGCCGCCACATTGCGTTCCTGATGCTTCCCATGGCCATGGCCCAGGCAGCCGCCGCGGCCCGGCTCTTTGGCCGGTTCGGGACAACCGCCCCGGTCCTGGCTGCCGCTACCCTGAGCCTCCTGACCCTGGCCGGCTACCACCACAAGTATTTTGCCGTAGACAGCTACGACGTGGAGGTCATCGGCGACAATTACAAAAGCATCGCCGCCCATCTGGCCGAGACCGCCGTCCCCGGGGAGGCCCTCAACTACACCGGCGAATACCTGGAAAAATGCACCAACTGGTATGTGAACCGCCTGCTGCCGGCGGCAGCCCGCATGAACAATCCCCAGGCCGATGCACCGGTTGCCAGCGTCATCGTGGCCAAGGAGTACCTCTACCTTGGCGGGGACAAGGCCGGCTTTCGACAGCGCTTCGGTCCCTTCGATACCGAGGAGCAGTACCGCTCCGTCACCATCTATCGCCGCCACGTGGCCAAAACCGGACCTGTGGCCATGAACGGTCCCCTTTTCAGACAAGATTTCACCTTTGACTACACCCGGCTCTATGCCGAGGCCGCCGCCGTCTCCAACGTCAACGTGGCCTTCTCGGCCCGGGGTTTTGCCGTCCTCCCCACCCGGCCGGACACGCCGGGCACCTGCGACTACGTGTTCACCAACCCGGCCGGGCATACCCATTTCGGCGTGGTCCTCGACTACAGGAGCGCCGGCTGGGGCAACGTGGTGGCCGTTGATGTGCGCTACGACGACGAACCCTTCACCACGGTATTCACTACCGGCGGCATGGACCCCCGACGCCAAGCCATTGTCCCCTTTCACCGTGATGCGCCCTTTGCCACCATGACCGTACGCCTGCGTCTGGTGAGCCACGACAGCCTGCCCGACACCCCGGGCAGCGGCCTGCGTACCGTGACCCTGGAAGGCTTCACCGTTATTGCAGCCGACGACGAGGCCAGCGTGACCCGTAAATACGGCCCGGCCGCTTACAATACCTACTTGCTGGACAACTACGAGACCGTCCGCTTTCCAGCCACAAGCGGCATCGAACAGGAGCTTGTCTTTGATCCCGAGGTGGTGGCCTGCCGCCATCCCGACGACGTCGAGGACAAACGGGCGCAAGTCTGCGCCTTGATCCCCGGCCAGACCGCCGGCCATATCGACATCCGTTACCGCGCTCCCCATAACGATGCCGTGTTTTTGCCCCGCGTCTCCGGCGAGACCACATCGCTTGTCGCTGCCGTGCTGGACGCGAACGGCGTTGAATCAGGATTTTTCACCATGCATGGCATCTCCAACACCAGCTGGTCGCCCGTGGCCGCCCAGTTCCGGCTGCCTCTACCGGCCCTGACGGGCGCCGTGCGCGTCAAACTTCAAGGAGGAGCCCAGCTGTGGACCGTGGACGGCAAGGCCCTGTTTCGGAACAGATGA
- a CDS encoding DMT family transporter: MRPSWIFLVVAGLFEVGWPVGLKLAQTPGRGLVGSLVAIVCMAASGLLLYLAQRDIPMGTAYAVWTGIGAAGAFVVGLALYGDPANLPRILGVGLIVAGVVTLKLSH, translated from the coding sequence ATGCGTCCATCGTGGATTTTTCTGGTCGTGGCCGGACTGTTTGAAGTCGGTTGGCCGGTTGGCCTCAAGCTGGCCCAGACGCCCGGTCGCGGCTTGGTCGGCAGCCTTGTGGCCATCGTCTGCATGGCGGCCAGCGGCCTGCTGTTGTATCTGGCCCAGCGCGACATTCCCATGGGCACGGCCTATGCGGTCTGGACCGGCATCGGCGCGGCCGGAGCCTTCGTCGTGGGCCTTGCGCTCTATGGCGATCCGGCCAACCTGCCCCGCATTTTGGGCGTCGGTCTGATTGTGGCCGGCGTGGTAACCCTCAAGCTCTCCCACTAG